From a region of the Mobula hypostoma chromosome 6, sMobHyp1.1, whole genome shotgun sequence genome:
- the LOC134347912 gene encoding uncharacterized protein LOC134347912 produces MAPENLRQVLVEIPNPQPKIVVHLRRSYEEILNSTRSQMQLTALHANLPPTSFLRRENDPTAQDISEVSSLMKRKFGARRRMCSSTFISDKNPSENSSEKESPFKKQRLHFKPGGNLQVKLKDLLSSQLVQTLLRQYPAIDDEDVKLVLPSLILKCAQKQLEIIKSNVFRSIPRWRLGSNRDAYCYRKARNHLQVFKRTCLEQGKLLLQAGCWETSLNYMLIAWQYTSELPHWDNSFHNESTQQCFTVLAAQGTTALQRSSLELEKYKQLRKRLKIAYTQNKLIKPCLEELDSMIVDLECSSSEHNPSYLNA; encoded by the exons ATGGCTCCTGAAAACCTAAGGCAAGTTCTGGTGGAAATTCCAAACCCTCAGCCCAAGATTGTTG tccatcTTCGCAGGTCTTACGAAGAAATTTTGAACTCTACAAGATCACAAATGCAGTTAACAGCACTTCATGCCAATCTTCCTCCAACGTCTTttctgagaagagagaatgacccaACAG CACAAGATATTTCTGAAGTCTCGTCGCTCATGAAAAGAAAGTTTGGAGCTAGAAGAAGAATGTGTTCATCAACTTTCATCAGTGATAAAAATCCTTCGGAAAATAGCAGTGAGAAAG AATCACCTTTCAAGAAACAGCGACTACATTTTAAGCCAGGTGGAAACTTACAAGTCAAACTAAAAGATTTGCTATCATCTCAGCTAGTGCAGACTCTGTTGCGCCAATATCCAGCAATTGATGATGAG GACGTGAAATTGGTTCTTCCATCATTGATCTTGAAATGTGCTCAGAAACAGCTGGAGATAATCAAAAGCAATGTCTTTCGTTCTATACCACGATGGCGCTTGGGTTCCAACAGAGATGCATACTGCTATCGTAAAGCACGTAATCATCTTCAGGTTTTCAAG AGAACATGCTTGGAACAAGGGAAGCTATTATTGCAAGCAGGATGCTGGGAAACTTCATTAAACTACATGCTGATTGCGTGGCAGTATACCAGTGAACTTCCTCACTGGGATAATAGCTTCCATAATGAAAGTACACAACAGTGTTTTACAGTTTTAGCAGCTCAGGGCACAACTGCCTTACAAAGAAGCTCTCTGGAGCTAGAGAAATATAAACAACTTAGGAAAAG ACTGAAAATTGCATATACGCAAAACAAACTGATCAAACCCTGCCTTGAAGAATTGGATAGTATGATTGTAGACCTGGAATGCAGTTCTTCAGAACATAATCCATCTTACCTAAATGCTTGA